One Bradyrhizobium sp. ISRA464 genomic window carries:
- a CDS encoding bifunctional aminoglycoside phosphotransferase/ATP-binding protein yields MTAPTRTNDREDGQRAVLAFMDKRVRSGAAKRVDTHISVVFLEPDRVLKIKRAVRLPFLDYSTLEKRKRACEAELAVNRRYTPELYRQVIPITEGTSGPEIGGAGPVLEWAVEMARFDERCTLDHLAAAGEIRPELGDALADTIQRSHENAEISDGAAWLVSIATIIDRNTDRLRSQPTLEGRAVEQLHERSHGWLASCRPLLERRASAGCVRRCHGDAHLGNVVLINQKPVLFDAIEFDPAMATTDVLYDLAFPLMDLIHFRSQRAAGRLFNRYLEPTWRDNGAALQSLSLFLSMRAAIRSQVLFTKCEQSRDVAGKTEATSYFELAQRLITPASPSLVAIGGMSGTGKSVLARDAASHLQPPPDAIILRSDVIRKELFDVDPLTALPESAYGAEVSERVYKVMFERAAQIIAQGFSVILDAAFLRESERSALELEARRMKADFRPIFLHADLSTRLDRVASRDTDASDATREVAARQEQYSIGQLDWPRIDASGSPEETLTRSSSVLLKAQRRLRVDRNA; encoded by the coding sequence ATGACGGCGCCAACCCGCACAAACGACCGCGAGGACGGCCAGCGTGCGGTGCTTGCCTTCATGGACAAGCGCGTTCGTAGCGGCGCGGCGAAGCGGGTCGACACCCATATCTCCGTGGTCTTCCTCGAGCCAGATCGCGTTCTGAAGATCAAGCGGGCCGTTCGACTGCCGTTCTTGGATTATTCGACCCTGGAGAAGCGAAAGCGAGCCTGCGAGGCGGAGCTTGCCGTCAACAGGCGCTATACTCCTGAGCTTTACCGGCAGGTCATCCCGATCACCGAGGGAACAAGCGGCCCCGAAATCGGCGGCGCCGGACCCGTGCTTGAGTGGGCCGTCGAGATGGCGCGGTTCGACGAACGCTGCACACTCGATCATCTGGCTGCCGCCGGCGAGATCAGGCCAGAGCTCGGTGATGCGCTGGCCGATACGATCCAGCGATCGCATGAGAACGCCGAGATTTCCGACGGCGCCGCGTGGCTTGTCTCCATTGCCACTATTATCGACCGCAACACCGATAGGCTCCGCAGCCAGCCCACACTTGAAGGTCGCGCCGTCGAGCAGTTGCACGAACGAAGCCATGGATGGCTGGCAAGCTGCCGGCCTCTGCTTGAACGGCGGGCTTCAGCAGGATGCGTCCGACGCTGTCATGGCGACGCTCATCTCGGCAACGTCGTCCTCATCAACCAGAAGCCGGTGTTGTTCGACGCCATCGAATTCGATCCCGCGATGGCGACCACGGACGTTCTCTACGACCTTGCCTTCCCGCTGATGGATCTCATCCATTTTCGTTCGCAGCGCGCAGCAGGCCGGCTGTTCAATCGCTATCTCGAACCAACCTGGCGCGACAACGGCGCCGCGCTGCAATCGCTTTCGCTGTTTCTTTCCATGCGGGCGGCGATTCGCAGCCAGGTGCTCTTCACCAAATGCGAACAATCACGCGACGTTGCGGGGAAGACCGAGGCGACATCCTATTTCGAGCTGGCACAACGGCTGATCACCCCGGCAAGCCCCTCGCTGGTTGCGATCGGAGGGATGTCCGGAACGGGCAAGAGCGTGCTGGCGCGCGACGCCGCCAGCCATTTGCAGCCGCCGCCTGACGCGATCATCCTGCGTTCGGACGTCATCCGTAAGGAACTGTTCGACGTTGACCCGCTCACGGCGTTGCCGGAGAGCGCCTATGGCGCCGAGGTGAGTGAACGCGTCTATAAGGTGATGTTCGAGCGCGCCGCGCAGATCATCGCGCAAGGATTCTCCGTGATACTTGACGCGGCTTTCCTGCGCGAGAGCGAGCGGTCCGCGCTCGAGCTGGAAGCGCGCAGGATGAAAGCCGACTTTCGGCCGATCTTCCTGCACGCAGATCTGTCCACCCGCCTCGACCGAGTCGCATCGCGTGACACAGATGCTTCCGACGCGACGCGTGAAGTTGCCGCCCGGCAAGAACAATACAGCATCGGCCAGCTCGACTGGCCCCGGATCGATGCATCCGGCTCGCCTGAAGAAACCCTGACACGAAGTTCTTCAGTCCTGTTGAAGGCCCAGAGGCGGCTTCGCGTTGATCGAAATGCCTAA
- a CDS encoding zinc-dependent alcohol dehydrogenase family protein — translation MYAMVLAARGAPLVLQERPDPVPGPGEVRVKVDACGVCRTDLHVVDGELPDLSYPIIPGHEVVGRIDALGDGVTELAIGMRVGVPWLGRTCGVCPYCRTGQENLCDRPQFTGYTRDGGFASHLVADARYCFPLGERGDDAALAPLLCAGLIGWRSLVMAGDGKNIGIYGFGAAGHIVAQVARSQGRSIFAFTRKGDDDAQSLALSLGASWAGASEDKPPVELDAAIIYAPVGPLVPQALRAVRKGGRVVCAGIHMSDIPSFPYDILWGERQIVSVANLTRQDGIDFLGAWADADIQTHITAFPLDQANEALAQLRDGRLVGAAVLRP, via the coding sequence ATGTATGCGATGGTGCTTGCGGCGCGCGGTGCGCCTCTCGTCCTTCAGGAGCGGCCTGACCCGGTTCCGGGCCCCGGCGAGGTGCGCGTCAAGGTCGATGCCTGCGGCGTCTGCCGCACCGATCTCCATGTCGTCGATGGCGAGCTGCCTGATTTGTCCTACCCGATCATCCCCGGCCACGAGGTCGTCGGCCGGATCGATGCGCTGGGAGACGGCGTCACCGAGCTCGCGATCGGCATGCGCGTCGGCGTGCCGTGGCTTGGCCGCACGTGCGGCGTCTGTCCCTATTGCCGCACGGGTCAGGAAAATCTCTGCGATCGTCCGCAGTTCACCGGCTACACTCGCGACGGCGGCTTCGCCAGCCACCTCGTTGCCGACGCTCGCTATTGCTTCCCGCTCGGAGAGCGTGGCGATGACGCGGCTCTTGCCCCGCTCCTTTGTGCCGGATTGATCGGTTGGCGATCGCTGGTGATGGCCGGCGACGGCAAGAACATTGGCATCTATGGCTTCGGCGCGGCCGGACACATCGTGGCGCAGGTCGCGCGGTCGCAGGGCCGGTCGATTTTTGCGTTCACCCGCAAGGGCGACGATGACGCTCAGTCGCTTGCGCTTTCCTTGGGCGCGAGTTGGGCTGGCGCGTCGGAGGACAAGCCTCCGGTCGAGCTCGACGCTGCAATCATATATGCGCCCGTCGGACCATTGGTGCCGCAGGCACTTCGCGCGGTGCGCAAGGGCGGGCGCGTGGTATGCGCCGGAATCCACATGTCCGACATTCCGTCGTTCCCCTACGATATTCTCTGGGGTGAGCGGCAGATCGTCTCCGTCGCCAATCTGACACGGCAGGACGGCATTGATTTTCTAGGCGCCTGGGCCGACGCCGATATCCAGACGCACATCACGGCTTTTCCGCTCGATCAAGCCAACGAAGCGCTGGCGCAGCTGCGCGACGGCAGGTTGGTGGGCGCGGCTGTGCTGCGACCATGA
- a CDS encoding succinate dehydrogenase iron-sulfur subunit produces MVEFALPKNSQISGGKTWPKPAGATETREFKVYRWNPDDGKNPSVDTYYVDVNDCGPMVLDGLIWIKNHIDPTLTFRRSCREGVCGSCAMNIDGQNTLACTKSMHDVASGGAVKVNPLPHQPVVKDLVPDLTNFYAQYASIEPWLKTTTPTPQKEWRQSHEDREKLDGLYECILCACCSTSCPSYWWNSERFLGPAALLQATRWVTDSRDEATGERLDNLEDPFRLYRCHTIMNCAKACPKGLNPSEAIAELKFKLVERQI; encoded by the coding sequence ATGGTTGAATTCGCACTTCCGAAGAATTCGCAGATTTCAGGCGGCAAGACCTGGCCGAAGCCGGCCGGCGCCACCGAGACGCGCGAATTCAAGGTGTATCGCTGGAACCCGGACGACGGCAAGAATCCGAGCGTCGACACCTATTATGTCGACGTCAACGATTGCGGTCCGATGGTGCTGGACGGCCTGATCTGGATCAAGAACCACATCGATCCGACGCTGACCTTCCGCCGATCCTGCCGCGAGGGCGTCTGCGGCTCCTGCGCGATGAACATCGACGGCCAGAACACGCTGGCCTGCACCAAGTCGATGCACGACGTGGCCTCCGGCGGCGCAGTGAAGGTCAACCCGCTGCCGCACCAGCCTGTCGTCAAGGACCTCGTCCCCGACCTCACCAATTTCTACGCCCAGTATGCCTCGATCGAGCCGTGGCTGAAGACCACCACGCCGACTCCGCAGAAGGAGTGGAGGCAGAGCCACGAGGACCGCGAGAAGCTCGACGGGCTTTATGAGTGCATCCTGTGCGCCTGCTGCTCGACCTCCTGCCCGAGCTACTGGTGGAACAGCGAACGCTTCCTCGGCCCCGCCGCGCTCTTGCAGGCGACCCGCTGGGTCACCGACTCGCGCGACGAAGCGACCGGCGAGCGGCTCGACAATCTCGAGGACCCGTTCCGCCTCTATCGCTGCCACACCATCATGAACTGCGCCAAGGCGTGCCCGAAGGGCCTCAACCCGTCGGAAGCGATCGCAGAGCTCAAGTTCAAGCTGGTCGAACGGCAGATCTGA